The following are from one region of the Abiotrophia defectiva ATCC 49176 genome:
- a CDS encoding iron-sulfur cluster biosynthesis family protein — MNFEFTNQAIEFIQQALSEHDSKSYRILMDYVDGNSPYNDDPVGCHCNVMGKYRLLIVADNDPKVPFDLYSSKFETNFEPIYLNPLYDMMFDHQHKIGFDPAYPALTLSSDAGQITPKLPLVLALPAS, encoded by the coding sequence ATGAATTTTGAATTTACCAATCAAGCAATCGAATTTATCCAACAAGCGCTGTCTGAGCATGATAGCAAATCTTACCGCATCCTCATGGATTATGTGGATGGCAATAGTCCTTATAATGACGATCCAGTTGGCTGTCACTGTAATGTTATGGGCAAGTATCGACTGCTCATAGTGGCCGACAATGACCCTAAAGTGCCTTTTGACCTCTATTCAAGCAAGTTTGAGACTAATTTTGAGCCCATCTATCTCAACCCTCTCTATGACATGATGTTTGATCATCAACATAAGATTGGCTTTGATCCGGCTTATCCAGCCTTGACTTTATCAAGTGATGCAGGTCAGATTACACCTAAATTACCTTTAGTTCTTGCACTGCCGGCTTCGTGA
- the adhE gene encoding bifunctional acetaldehyde-CoA/alcohol dehydrogenase, which translates to MVEKEDKKLEAQAHVDELVQKGLVALDEFRLLDQEQVDYIVAKASVAALDQHGVLAKHALDETGRGVFEDKATKNLFACEHVVNNMRHTKTVGIISEDDVTGLTLIAEPVGVVAGITPTTNPTSTAIFKSLISLKTRNPIVFAFHPSAQESSAHAAKVVYDAAVAAGAPKNCIQWITLPSMEATSALMNHPGIATILATGGNAMVRAAYSCGKPALGVGAGNVPAYVEKTANIQQAAHDIIMSKSFDNGMVCASEQAAIVDKEVYDEFKKELESYHVYFVNKKEKALLENYCFGVKANSKNCAEGKLNADIVGKPAAWIAEQAGFSVPEGTNILAAEVAEVGPKEPLTREKLSPIIAVLKSENTEDGIAKSRQMVEFHGLGHSAAIHTRNEQLAKDFGREVKAIRVIWNAPSTFGGIGDVYNAFLPSLTLGCGTYGRNSVGNNVSAVNLLNIKKVGRRRNNMQWFKVPSKIYFERDSIQYLQKMKDVEKVMIVTDDAMFKLGFVHRVIEQLSLRPKKVTYTIFSDVEPDPDITTVERGAALMREFQPDTIIALGGGSVMDAAKVMWMFYEQPQVDFRDLVQKFMDIRKRAFRFPELGKKAKYVGIPTTSGTGSEVTPFAVISDKKNNRKYPLADYSLTPTIAIVDPAFVLTVPASVTADTGMDVLTHAVEAYTSTLANDYTDGLALQAIKLVFENLESSVKNADFESREKMHNASTMAGMAFANAFLGMSHSMAHKIGGFFHTVHGRTNAILLPYVIRYNGTRPAKAATWPKYNYYKADVKFQDIAKMLGLPASTPEEAVDALAKAVYDLGVRVGIDMSIKGQGVDEKEYMDTVEEIAYLAYEDQCSPANPRLPMVADMVEILQDAYYGYKERPGRIK; encoded by the coding sequence ATGGTTGAAAAAGAAGATAAGAAGTTAGAGGCTCAAGCCCATGTTGATGAGCTTGTCCAAAAAGGCTTAGTCGCTCTTGACGAGTTCCGTCTCTTAGACCAAGAACAAGTAGACTACATTGTGGCTAAAGCCTCAGTTGCAGCCTTAGACCAACACGGGGTCTTGGCTAAGCACGCGCTTGATGAAACAGGTCGTGGGGTATTCGAAGATAAGGCAACTAAGAACCTCTTCGCTTGCGAGCACGTGGTTAACAACATGCGTCACACTAAAACAGTTGGCATTATCTCAGAAGACGATGTGACTGGTTTAACCTTGATTGCTGAACCTGTCGGGGTTGTAGCGGGGATTACCCCAACCACCAACCCAACTTCTACCGCGATTTTCAAATCTTTGATTTCATTAAAGACGCGTAACCCAATCGTCTTTGCCTTCCACCCATCTGCACAAGAATCTTCTGCTCACGCAGCCAAAGTGGTTTACGATGCGGCAGTAGCAGCAGGGGCACCTAAGAACTGTATCCAATGGATTACTTTACCATCGATGGAAGCAACTTCTGCGCTTATGAATCACCCAGGGATCGCAACAATCTTAGCAACTGGTGGTAACGCCATGGTTCGCGCCGCTTACTCATGTGGTAAGCCTGCCTTAGGGGTAGGGGCTGGTAACGTACCTGCTTACGTAGAAAAAACAGCTAACATCCAACAAGCTGCACACGACATTATCATGTCTAAGTCTTTCGACAACGGGATGGTCTGTGCTTCAGAGCAAGCTGCCATCGTGGATAAAGAAGTTTACGATGAATTCAAGAAAGAACTTGAGTCTTACCATGTATACTTCGTTAACAAGAAAGAAAAAGCCTTGTTAGAAAACTACTGCTTCGGCGTAAAAGCCAACAGCAAGAACTGCGCAGAAGGTAAATTGAACGCTGATATCGTCGGTAAACCAGCTGCTTGGATTGCTGAACAAGCTGGCTTCAGCGTACCTGAAGGCACTAATATCCTAGCTGCCGAAGTGGCTGAAGTAGGTCCAAAAGAACCATTAACTCGCGAGAAACTCTCTCCAATCATTGCTGTATTGAAATCAGAAAATACGGAAGATGGGATTGCTAAGTCTCGTCAAATGGTTGAATTCCATGGTTTGGGTCACTCTGCTGCTATCCATACACGTAACGAGCAACTGGCTAAAGACTTCGGTCGTGAAGTGAAGGCAATTCGTGTTATCTGGAACGCGCCATCTACTTTCGGGGGGATTGGTGACGTATATAACGCCTTCTTGCCATCCTTAACCTTGGGTTGTGGGACTTATGGTCGCAACTCTGTCGGCAACAACGTCAGCGCCGTTAACTTGTTAAACATCAAAAAAGTGGGGAGACGTAGAAATAATATGCAATGGTTTAAAGTACCTTCAAAAATCTACTTCGAACGTGACTCCATCCAATATCTGCAAAAGATGAAGGATGTAGAGAAAGTTATGATTGTTACGGACGATGCGATGTTCAAATTAGGTTTCGTTCACCGTGTCATCGAACAACTCTCCCTCCGTCCTAAGAAAGTTACCTACACCATCTTCTCAGATGTTGAACCAGATCCAGATATTACAACCGTTGAACGCGGGGCAGCCCTCATGCGTGAATTCCAACCAGATACCATCATCGCTTTAGGTGGGGGGTCTGTAATGGACGCGGCTAAAGTAATGTGGATGTTCTACGAACAACCTCAAGTTGACTTCCGTGACTTAGTACAGAAATTCATGGATATCCGTAAACGTGCCTTCCGCTTCCCAGAATTAGGTAAAAAGGCTAAATACGTTGGGATTCCAACCACTTCTGGTACCGGATCTGAAGTAACACCATTTGCCGTTATCTCTGATAAGAAGAATAACCGTAAATATCCATTGGCTGACTACTCCTTGACCCCAACCATCGCCATCGTAGACCCAGCCTTTGTCTTGACAGTTCCTGCATCAGTTACAGCTGATACTGGTATGGACGTCTTGACTCACGCAGTGGAAGCTTATACTTCTACCTTGGCTAACGACTATACAGATGGTTTGGCTCTCCAAGCAATCAAGTTAGTCTTCGAAAACTTAGAAAGCTCTGTTAAGAATGCTGACTTTGAGTCACGTGAGAAGATGCATAACGCCTCAACCATGGCAGGTATGGCCTTTGCCAACGCCTTCTTAGGGATGTCTCACTCTATGGCTCATAAGATTGGTGGTTTCTTCCATACCGTTCACGGCCGTACCAACGCCATCCTCTTACCATACGTTATCCGTTACAACGGGACTCGTCCAGCTAAGGCTGCAACTTGGCCAAAATACAACTACTACAAGGCCGATGTTAAATTCCAAGACATTGCTAAGATGTTAGGCTTGCCAGCTTCAACGCCTGAAGAAGCAGTTGATGCTTTAGCAAAAGCAGTCTATGACCTAGGTGTTCGTGTCGGAATCGACATGAGTATTAAGGGACAAGGCGTGGATGAGAAGGAATACATGGACACAGTTGAAGAGATTGCTTACTTAGCATACGAAGACCAATGTTCACCAGCTAACCCTCGCTTACCGATGGTAGCTGACATGGTGGAAATCCTCCAAGACGCTTACTATGGTTACAAGGAACGTCCAGGACGTATCAAATAA
- a CDS encoding NAD-dependent protein deacylase → MQEDIQGLQTIINNSQHLVFFGGAGVSTESGIPDFRSAQGIYSQDLGRNFSAEQLISHSMYRKYPQLFYDFYRKHLIYPHAKPNAAHIFLAQLEASGHLDAVISQNIDTLHEAAGSQCVLKLHGTVDRNICQECGRVYDLKSFLDAYDSQGIPRCPHCGGVLKPDVTLYEESLNMEVFDQAISAIQQADTLIVGGTSLVVYPAAGLLQYFKGKHLVVINKQAIPQDDWADLVIHAPIGQVFSQLVLPGQ, encoded by the coding sequence ATGCAAGAAGACATTCAAGGTCTACAAACCATTATTAATAATAGCCAGCACCTAGTATTTTTCGGTGGGGCAGGCGTCTCAACCGAATCGGGTATCCCTGATTTTCGCAGTGCCCAAGGCATTTATAGTCAAGATTTAGGTAGAAACTTTTCAGCCGAACAACTGATTAGTCATAGCATGTATCGTAAATATCCCCAGCTTTTCTATGATTTTTACCGTAAGCATTTGATTTATCCTCATGCTAAGCCAAATGCTGCCCATATCTTTCTAGCACAGTTAGAGGCCAGTGGCCACTTGGACGCTGTCATTAGCCAGAATATTGACACCCTACATGAAGCCGCTGGTAGTCAATGCGTTCTTAAACTACATGGGACGGTTGACCGAAATATTTGTCAGGAATGTGGCAGAGTCTATGACCTTAAGAGCTTTCTTGACGCTTATGATAGTCAGGGCATCCCGCGCTGTCCCCATTGTGGCGGCGTGCTTAAACCAGACGTCACCCTCTACGAAGAATCACTTAATATGGAGGTTTTCGACCAGGCTATCTCAGCCATTCAGCAAGCCGATACCTTGATTGTAGGAGGTACTTCTTTAGTCGTCTATCCGGCTGCAGGTCTACTTCAATATTTTAAGGGCAAACATTTGGTGGTCATCAATAAGCAGGCCATCCCTCAGGATGACTGGGCAGATTTAGTTATTCATGCTCCAATTGGGCAAGTTTTCAGCCAATTAGTGCTTCCGGGTCAATAG
- the lepA gene encoding translation elongation factor 4 has product MNPQELQALRARQEKIRNFSIIAHIDHGKSTLADRILQLTETVSDREMQDQLLDSMDLERERGITIKLNAVELTYKAQDGEEYIFHLIDTPGHVDFTYEVSRSLAACEGAILVVDAAQGIEAQTLANVYLALDNDLEILPVINKIDLPAADPERVQVEIEDVIGIDASEAVFASAKSGIGIDQILEQIVHKVPAPPGDLEAPLQALIFDSVYDSYRGVVLNIRVINGVVKPGDKIRLMSNGKEFDVVEVGVFSPKPVQRDYLMVGDVGYITASIKTIQDTRVGDTITLANNPAQEPLDGYRKLNPMVYCGLYPVESNDYNDLRDALEKLQLNDAALQFEPETSQALGFGFRTGFLGLLHMDVIQERLEREFDINLITTAPSVIYKVKKTNGEEIIVDNPSAMPDQTVIDEIYEPYVKASIMVPNEYVGAVMDIGQRKRGNFITMDYLDDYRVNVVYELPLSEIIYDFFDKLKSNTKGYASLDYELIGYKPSNLVKMDILLNGDLIDAFSMIVHKDFAYGRGRELVEKLRGIIPRQLFEVPVQAAIGNKILARTTIKALRKDVTAKLYGGDVSRRKKLLEKQKEGKKRMKQIGTVEVPQEAFMAVLQMDED; this is encoded by the coding sequence ATGAATCCACAAGAATTACAAGCACTCCGAGCCCGACAGGAGAAAATTCGCAACTTCTCCATTATCGCTCATATTGACCATGGTAAGTCCACTCTGGCTGACCGTATTCTGCAATTGACAGAGACGGTTTCAGACCGGGAAATGCAGGACCAACTCTTGGACTCCATGGACTTGGAGCGGGAGCGAGGCATTACCATTAAACTTAACGCTGTTGAACTGACCTATAAGGCTCAGGATGGGGAAGAGTATATCTTCCACCTAATTGATACCCCAGGGCACGTGGACTTTACCTATGAGGTATCACGTTCACTGGCAGCCTGTGAAGGAGCCATTTTGGTCGTCGATGCCGCCCAGGGGATTGAAGCTCAGACTCTGGCCAACGTTTATTTGGCTTTAGATAACGACTTAGAAATTCTGCCGGTCATTAACAAGATTGACTTACCAGCCGCTGATCCTGAGCGTGTTCAGGTTGAAATTGAAGATGTCATTGGCATTGACGCAAGTGAGGCCGTTTTCGCCTCAGCTAAATCCGGGATTGGGATTGACCAAATCCTGGAGCAAATTGTCCACAAGGTACCGGCCCCTCCAGGTGACTTAGAAGCGCCACTACAAGCCTTGATTTTCGACTCTGTCTACGATTCCTATCGCGGTGTTGTCTTGAATATCCGGGTCATTAACGGTGTCGTGAAACCTGGCGACAAGATTCGTTTGATGTCCAACGGCAAAGAATTCGATGTAGTGGAAGTCGGGGTCTTCAGTCCTAAGCCAGTCCAACGCGACTATCTCATGGTAGGGGATGTGGGCTATATCACGGCTTCCATTAAGACCATTCAAGATACGCGAGTAGGGGATACCATTACCTTGGCCAACAATCCGGCCCAAGAACCCCTAGACGGCTACCGTAAGCTTAATCCCATGGTCTATTGCGGTCTCTATCCAGTCGAGTCTAACGACTATAATGATTTGCGGGATGCCTTGGAAAAACTCCAACTCAATGACGCGGCCTTACAATTTGAGCCTGAAACTTCGCAAGCCCTAGGCTTTGGCTTCCGTACGGGTTTCTTAGGCTTGCTGCACATGGACGTTATTCAGGAACGTCTGGAACGTGAGTTCGACATCAACCTCATAACCACAGCGCCTTCGGTTATTTACAAGGTCAAAAAGACCAATGGCGAGGAAATCATCGTGGATAACCCGTCCGCTATGCCAGACCAAACCGTCATCGATGAAATCTACGAGCCCTACGTTAAGGCCTCCATTATGGTGCCTAATGAATATGTTGGCGCAGTCATGGACATCGGCCAACGTAAGCGGGGTAACTTCATTACCATGGATTATCTGGATGATTACCGGGTCAATGTGGTCTATGAGTTACCATTGTCAGAAATCATCTATGACTTCTTCGATAAGCTCAAATCCAATACCAAAGGCTATGCATCCCTTGACTACGAATTAATTGGCTACAAACCATCTAACCTAGTTAAGATGGATATCCTGCTCAATGGCGACCTGATTGACGCCTTCTCCATGATTGTCCACAAGGACTTTGCTTACGGTCGTGGCCGTGAATTAGTAGAAAAACTTCGTGGCATCATCCCACGACAACTCTTCGAAGTGCCTGTTCAGGCTGCTATCGGTAATAAGATTCTAGCGCGTACCACCATTAAGGCCTTGCGTAAAGACGTAACGGCTAAACTCTACGGTGGGGACGTCAGCCGCCGTAAAAAGCTCCTCGAGAAACAAAAAGAGGGGAAAAAGCGGATGAAACAAATTGGGACCGTGGAAGTCCCACAAGAAGCCTTCATGGCTGTCCTTCAAATGGACGAAGATTAA
- a CDS encoding helix-turn-helix transcriptional regulator — MDIQLFIQRRKSLGISQSELCQGICTQATLSRFENQGQVPSVKILLDLCQRLDMSLGELFPRQDVQSTDLYQHIEAAENAFVRADYKLANQELAAVDAKQVSPLSLKKRYLYLKGFLAALTKASINDSFFYLNQLMTDLHADFEPLYSSLAAAGLGLAYANAGESERAHHYFEKAQDGLLDYEPANSQELWRILNIVLHSANFYATAQEYDQSNRLLLHGINLSSQAAVSHYVDRLYFRLAQNAEAQGLEADQIKQYSADALAFAKFNGNSQLLARIKQFQSHI, encoded by the coding sequence ATGGATATTCAGTTATTTATTCAACGGCGCAAGTCATTAGGAATTTCACAGTCTGAATTGTGCCAAGGCATTTGTACCCAAGCCACCCTGAGTCGTTTTGAAAATCAAGGCCAAGTTCCTTCTGTTAAGATTTTACTGGATTTGTGTCAACGATTAGATATGAGTTTAGGCGAGCTCTTCCCACGTCAAGATGTCCAATCGACTGATCTTTATCAACATATTGAAGCGGCTGAAAATGCCTTTGTAAGAGCTGATTATAAGTTGGCCAATCAGGAATTAGCTGCTGTGGATGCCAAGCAAGTCAGTCCCCTTTCGCTCAAGAAACGCTACCTTTACCTTAAGGGTTTCCTGGCGGCCTTGACCAAGGCTTCAATCAATGATAGTTTTTTCTACTTAAATCAACTAATGACCGATTTACACGCCGATTTCGAGCCACTCTACAGTTCTTTAGCTGCAGCTGGCTTAGGGCTAGCCTATGCCAATGCAGGTGAATCCGAACGGGCCCATCACTACTTTGAGAAAGCTCAAGACGGGCTGCTAGATTATGAGCCGGCCAATAGCCAGGAATTATGGCGCATACTTAATATTGTTTTGCATTCAGCTAATTTCTATGCGACAGCCCAGGAATATGACCAGTCTAACCGCCTCTTGCTACATGGCATTAATCTTTCTAGCCAAGCAGCGGTATCCCATTACGTGGATCGACTCTATTTCCGACTTGCTCAGAATGCAGAAGCTCAGGGCTTAGAAGCGGACCAAATCAAGCAATATAGTGCAGACGCTTTGGCCTTTGCTAAATTTAATGGCAATAGTCAGTTGTTGGCGCGCATTAAGCAATTCCAATCTCATATCTAA
- the msrA gene encoding peptide-methionine (S)-S-oxide reductase MsrA: MTETLYLAGGCFWGMEGYYKRLTGVVDTEVGYANGKSPQATYQGLKSSDHAETLAIHYDPNQVDLATLISHFFRVIDPFSLNKQGGDVGRQYRTGIYTTSASQEAAVKALVATFEQRAGRPTAVEVMPLAHFVPAEDYHQDYLDKHPSGYCHIKLAWADQALSPAENLASQEG; this comes from the coding sequence ATGACAGAAACACTTTATTTAGCAGGAGGCTGCTTTTGGGGCATGGAAGGCTATTACAAGCGCCTGACAGGTGTGGTGGATACGGAAGTTGGCTATGCTAACGGCAAAAGCCCACAGGCCACCTATCAAGGTCTTAAAAGCTCAGATCATGCAGAAACCCTAGCCATTCATTATGATCCTAACCAGGTCGATTTGGCGACTTTAATTAGCCACTTCTTCCGTGTTATTGATCCTTTTAGCCTCAATAAACAGGGCGGTGACGTTGGTCGTCAATACCGCACAGGAATCTACACCACTAGTGCCAGTCAAGAAGCGGCTGTTAAGGCCCTAGTGGCTACTTTTGAGCAAAGAGCAGGGCGGCCAACGGCTGTTGAAGTCATGCCTTTGGCTCATTTTGTGCCAGCTGAAGACTATCACCAAGATTACCTAGATAAACATCCTAGTGGCTACTGCCATATCAAATTGGCCTGGGCCGATCAAGCCTTATCACCAGCTGAAAATTTAGCAAGTCAGGAAGGGTGA
- a CDS encoding ABC-F family ATP-binding cassette domain-containing protein codes for MSILSVSNLTHGFGDRAIFEDVSFRLLKGEHIGLIGANGEGKSTFMNIVTGKQLPDEGKVEWAKYVTTGYLDQHSVLKPGQTIRDVLRMAFDDLFAIEARISEAYEEMATADDQAMANLLEEVGELQERLEVHDFYTLDAKIEEVARALGITAFGLETDVTSLSGGQRTKVLLAKLLLEKPDILLLDEPTNYLDAEHIEWLKRYLQNYENAFILISHDIPFLNSVINIIYHVENLKLSRYVGDYENFQAVHAMKRAQLEAAYERQQKEIADLKDFVNRNKARVATRNMAMSRQKKLDKMEVIELQGEKPKPKFDFQSARTPGRFIFEANQLEIGYDQPLTKPLDLVFERNQKVAIIGANGIGKTTLLKSLMGLIPALAGQVEQGDYLEIGYFEQEVASGNRQTPLEAVWNAFPAMNQAEVRAALARCGLTSKHIESQIQVLSGGEQAKVRLCLLMNAPHNVLILDEPTNHLDVDAKEELARALKEYKGSILMVCHEPEFYQGWVNQIWDFNQF; via the coding sequence ATGAGTATCTTAAGCGTATCAAATCTGACCCATGGATTCGGCGATCGGGCCATCTTCGAAGATGTCTCCTTCCGCCTACTCAAAGGGGAACATATCGGCCTGATTGGGGCCAATGGTGAAGGGAAATCAACCTTCATGAACATTGTAACAGGTAAGCAACTGCCAGATGAAGGCAAGGTAGAGTGGGCCAAGTATGTGACAACTGGCTACCTAGACCAACACAGCGTCCTTAAGCCTGGTCAAACCATTCGCGATGTCTTGCGCATGGCCTTTGATGATTTATTTGCCATTGAAGCCCGCATTAGCGAGGCCTATGAAGAGATGGCGACCGCTGATGACCAAGCCATGGCAAACCTATTAGAGGAAGTAGGGGAGCTACAAGAACGCCTGGAAGTCCACGATTTCTATACCTTGGATGCTAAAATTGAAGAAGTGGCTCGTGCTCTTGGTATTACCGCCTTTGGTTTAGAAACGGACGTCACCTCACTGAGTGGGGGACAGCGGACCAAGGTCTTATTGGCTAAGTTACTCTTAGAAAAGCCCGACATCTTACTCTTGGACGAGCCGACCAACTACTTGGATGCCGAACATATCGAGTGGCTTAAACGTTACTTGCAAAACTACGAAAATGCCTTTATCTTAATTTCCCATGATATTCCATTCCTTAATAGTGTCATTAACATTATCTATCATGTGGAAAACCTCAAGCTCAGCCGTTATGTTGGCGACTATGAGAACTTCCAAGCGGTCCACGCCATGAAGCGTGCCCAGCTAGAAGCGGCCTATGAACGCCAACAAAAGGAAATAGCGGACCTCAAGGACTTCGTCAATCGTAACAAGGCCCGAGTAGCAACGCGCAATATGGCCATGTCCCGTCAGAAGAAATTAGATAAGATGGAAGTCATTGAGCTACAAGGCGAGAAACCTAAGCCAAAATTTGACTTCCAGTCTGCTCGGACCCCTGGCCGTTTCATCTTCGAAGCTAATCAGTTAGAGATTGGTTATGACCAGCCGCTAACCAAGCCGCTGGATCTAGTCTTTGAACGTAACCAGAAGGTTGCCATTATCGGTGCCAACGGGATTGGTAAGACCACTTTACTCAAGAGCCTCATGGGGCTTATTCCGGCCTTAGCTGGCCAAGTAGAGCAAGGTGATTACTTGGAAATTGGTTACTTCGAACAAGAAGTTGCTTCAGGTAACCGTCAGACGCCATTAGAAGCTGTGTGGAATGCTTTCCCAGCTATGAACCAGGCTGAAGTACGCGCTGCCTTAGCACGTTGTGGCCTGACTTCTAAGCACATCGAAAGCCAAATTCAAGTCCTAAGTGGGGGAGAGCAAGCCAAGGTCCGTCTTTGCCTATTGATGAATGCTCCGCATAATGTCTTGATCTTGGACGAGCCGACCAACCACTTGGACGTTGATGCCAAGGAAGAATTGGCTCGTGCCCTCAAAGAATACAAGGGCAGTATCCTCATGGTTTGCCACGAACCTGAATTTTATCAAGGTTGGGTCAACCAAATTTGGGACTTCAACCAATTTTAA
- a CDS encoding zinc-dependent alcohol dehydrogenase family protein, which produces MKAYTYVEPGLAKFVDKPKPVILKPTDAIVRMLKTTICGTDLHIIKGDVPAVQNGTILGHEGIAVVEEVGSSVTNFKPGDKVIVSCVCSCGKCYYCKKGIYAHCEDEGGWIFGHLIDGTQAEYLRVPHADNTLYNPPAGLSDEALVMISDILPTGYEIGVLKGRVEPGCNVAIIGSGPVGLGSLLTAQFYSPAKIIMVDIDDHRLDTALKFGATHKVNNSDTDRAIKEIFDLTDGRGVDVAIEAVGIPASFDFCQKIIAVDGRIANAGVHGVPVQFDLDRLWIRNITVTTGLVSTNTTPQLLQALEAQKIHPEELVTHYFKLSQIEEAYDVFREASKNNAIKVLIENDLSPQS; this is translated from the coding sequence ATGAAAGCATACACCTATGTTGAACCTGGCCTAGCTAAATTCGTTGACAAGCCAAAGCCTGTCATCTTGAAGCCAACGGATGCAATTGTTCGTATGCTTAAAACGACCATCTGTGGGACAGACCTACACATCATCAAGGGTGACGTGCCAGCTGTCCAAAATGGGACGATTTTAGGACACGAGGGGATTGCGGTTGTCGAAGAAGTTGGATCCAGCGTGACTAACTTCAAGCCTGGCGATAAAGTCATTGTTTCCTGCGTCTGCTCCTGCGGTAAGTGTTATTACTGTAAGAAGGGGATTTATGCCCACTGTGAAGACGAGGGTGGTTGGATTTTCGGCCACTTAATCGACGGCACACAGGCTGAATATCTCCGTGTTCCACACGCAGACAATACCCTCTATAACCCACCAGCAGGCCTTAGCGATGAAGCCTTGGTTATGATTTCAGATATTCTACCAACGGGTTATGAAATTGGGGTCCTCAAAGGTCGGGTAGAGCCAGGTTGTAATGTGGCCATTATTGGTTCTGGACCAGTTGGTTTGGGCTCACTCTTAACCGCTCAGTTCTATTCTCCTGCTAAGATTATCATGGTGGATATTGATGATCACCGCCTAGATACCGCCCTCAAGTTCGGCGCTACCCATAAGGTTAATAATTCCGATACTGACAGAGCCATCAAGGAAATCTTTGACTTAACGGATGGTCGTGGGGTTGACGTGGCCATTGAAGCGGTGGGGATTCCAGCATCCTTTGACTTCTGCCAAAAAATTATTGCAGTTGATGGCCGTATTGCTAACGCGGGTGTCCATGGGGTCCCTGTGCAATTCGACTTAGATAGACTCTGGATTCGCAATATTACCGTAACAACTGGCTTAGTATCAACTAATACCACACCACAACTGCTGCAAGCCCTAGAAGCTCAGAAGATTCACCCTGAAGAGCTCGTTACCCACTACTTCAAATTGTCTCAAATCGAAGAAGCTTATGACGTCTTCCGGGAAGCCTCTAAGAATAATGCCATTAAGGTCCTGATTGAAAATGACCTTAGCCCACAAAGCTAG
- a CDS encoding GNAT family N-acetyltransferase — MTGTIEIRPAQVEDAAALQKLASHELGYDYPLEACQERLQALLADDQQILLVSRSQEAPKQVLGIVHASYYYSFYGDPAYNVMALAVDQAHQHQGIGRLLMHALEAQAISKGVHHIRLNSASHRTGAHAFYQSIGYDCYKTQKAFSKNL, encoded by the coding sequence ATGACCGGCACTATTGAAATTCGACCAGCTCAAGTTGAGGATGCGGCAGCTCTACAAAAGCTAGCCAGCCATGAATTAGGCTATGATTATCCGCTAGAAGCCTGCCAAGAACGGCTGCAAGCTCTCTTGGCCGACGACCAGCAGATTCTTCTAGTGTCAAGAAGCCAAGAAGCTCCTAAACAGGTTCTGGGCATCGTCCACGCTAGCTACTATTATTCCTTTTATGGCGACCCCGCCTATAATGTCATGGCACTAGCGGTCGACCAGGCACATCAACATCAAGGAATAGGGCGGCTTTTAATGCACGCTCTGGAGGCCCAAGCTATTTCAAAGGGCGTCCACCATATTCGCCTTAATTCCGCTAGCCATCGCACTGGGGCACATGCCTTTTATCAGTCCATTGGTTATGATTGTTATAAAACTCAAAAAGCCTTCAGTAAAAACCTATGA